The following proteins are encoded in a genomic region of Bacteroidota bacterium:
- a CDS encoding ABC transporter substrate-binding protein, translated as MMPKSWFYFIGILLLASSCKLKPVVNDKNKTVFRYNEAFPITSLDPAFTRSVENIWAVNQLFNGLVQLDEKLEVKPCIAKSWTISTDGLVYTFILRNDVYFHDHVLFLNNKGRKVRASDFVNSFLRITDKDIASPGAWVFNSIDRSSKSNYKGFVDVNDTTLKIFLSKPFPPFLGLLSMQYCSVVPIEIAKYYGPDFRNHPVGTGPFQFKYWKEGEKLVLLKNPHYFEMENGKQLPYLDAVAISFIKDRQSAFLEFIKGNFDFMSGLDASYKDDILNKDGSLNGKYYGKFKMTSIPYLMSHYIGCLVDDKLPQTKDSPLTNKLVRQAINYAIDKKKMITYIRNNIGIAANSGFVPIGLPSFDSVKVKGYTFQPDKAKALMLQAGYSEKKPCPLIKLYTSALYSDMCEFVQNELRNVGISASVEVTSSATLNEMVAQSDVNFYRKTWQADYADAENYLALFYSKNFSPAGPNYSHYSNASYDRLYEQALAETNSNKRYELYQQMDKLIIEDAPIIPLYYDASVVFTQNSISGLPSNAMNLLVLKTVKKKNTP; from the coding sequence ATGATGCCCAAAAGTTGGTTCTATTTTATTGGCATACTGCTGCTGGCCTCATCCTGCAAGTTGAAGCCGGTAGTAAACGACAAAAACAAAACAGTATTTCGTTACAACGAAGCATTTCCAATAACTTCTTTGGATCCGGCATTTACCCGAAGTGTAGAAAACATTTGGGCAGTAAATCAACTGTTTAATGGACTGGTACAACTCGATGAAAAACTAGAAGTAAAGCCTTGTATCGCTAAATCATGGACAATTTCGACGGATGGCTTAGTGTATACGTTTATATTGCGCAACGATGTGTATTTCCACGACCATGTGCTTTTTCTCAACAACAAAGGTCGAAAAGTTAGAGCATCTGATTTTGTAAACAGCTTCTTGCGTATCACCGATAAGGATATTGCATCACCCGGTGCCTGGGTATTTAATTCTATCGATCGCAGTTCTAAGAGTAATTATAAGGGATTTGTTGACGTAAACGATACAACTTTAAAAATATTTTTATCAAAACCATTTCCTCCATTTTTGGGTTTGCTATCCATGCAATATTGCTCTGTAGTACCTATAGAAATTGCAAAGTATTATGGCCCCGATTTCAGAAACCACCCGGTTGGTACTGGTCCTTTTCAATTTAAATACTGGAAAGAAGGAGAGAAGCTGGTACTCCTAAAAAATCCACATTATTTTGAAATGGAAAACGGTAAACAACTTCCATATTTAGATGCAGTTGCCATATCTTTTATTAAAGACAGGCAATCTGCTTTTCTTGAATTCATTAAAGGCAATTTCGATTTTATGTCAGGTTTAGATGCCAGTTATAAAGACGATATATTAAATAAAGATGGTAGCCTTAACGGGAAGTATTATGGAAAATTCAAAATGACCAGCATTCCTTATTTAATGAGTCATTATATTGGATGTTTGGTTGACGATAAATTACCTCAAACCAAGGATAGTCCGCTAACAAACAAGTTGGTGCGACAAGCAATAAATTATGCTATCGATAAAAAAAAGATGATTACTTATATACGTAACAACATTGGTATTGCTGCCAATTCAGGATTTGTTCCAATTGGCTTACCTTCTTTTGATTCGGTTAAGGTAAAAGGCTATACCTTTCAACCCGACAAAGCCAAGGCCTTGATGCTGCAGGCCGGCTACAGTGAAAAAAAGCCATGCCCACTCATTAAATTATATACTTCTGCTTTGTACAGTGATATGTGTGAGTTTGTGCAAAATGAACTCCGGAATGTAGGTATTAGCGCCAGTGTTGAAGTTACATCTTCAGCAACATTAAATGAAATGGTAGCACAATCGGATGTTAATTTTTACCGTAAAACCTGGCAAGCCGATTATGCAGATGCTGAAAATTATTTAGCACTTTTTTACAGCAAAAACTTCTCACCGGCAGGTCCTAATTATTCTCACTACAGCAATGCAAGCTACGATCGTTTGTACGAGCAGGCCCTAGCAGAAACCAATTCTAATAAGCGCTATGAATTATACCAGCAAATGGATAAATTGATTATTGAGGATGCTCCAATTATTCCTTTGTATTACGATGCTTCGGTTGTTTTTACCCAGAATTCAATCAGTGGATTACCGAGTAACGCTATGAATTTGTTGGTGTTGAAAACAGTAAAGAAAAAGAATACCCCTTAA
- a CDS encoding DUF5106 domain-containing protein, which yields MTKKIYGFVAAIFILCSYSAKAADTYEINFQIKGLKNSKCMLGNYFGDKQYIQDSCIVDENGKGVFKKNKLLPGGIYLFVLPNKKYFELLLDKDQQFSFEADTLDFIEGTKFKGSDDNILFYKYLSFITRQQKAVEPLRMKYQDKSTSPDSAKAILGRITKIDDAVKNYKLTYIKEHGTTMLSQIFKATEEPEIPETPKLANGQLDSSFAYRYYKKHFFDNVDFSDDRLLRTPIFHGKLNQYMEKLVMQIPDSINKEADFIVAKARANKEVFKYVVYYITSTYEVSKIMGMDAVFVHMVDKYYTRDQATWMDSTALYKIQDRARILKPILIGQQCMPLNLEDTLGKFHSLYAINARFTVLLFWDPDCSHCQKSMPKMQETYDNLKSVGMEVFAVCTEVEVDKWKKFIREKKLTWINVGDPYLHNNFRHDFDISSTPQVFILDSNKKIIAKKLDVTQIEDFLVNRMKYEDSLKKK from the coding sequence ATGACTAAAAAAATTTACGGTTTTGTTGCAGCGATTTTCATTTTATGTAGTTATTCCGCTAAGGCTGCTGATACTTACGAGATCAACTTTCAAATTAAAGGATTAAAAAATTCGAAATGCATGCTTGGTAATTACTTTGGCGACAAGCAATACATTCAAGATAGTTGCATAGTAGATGAAAACGGTAAAGGAGTTTTCAAAAAGAACAAGCTTTTACCGGGTGGTATTTATTTATTTGTGCTGCCTAATAAAAAGTATTTTGAATTGTTGTTGGATAAAGACCAGCAGTTTTCTTTTGAAGCCGATACACTTGATTTTATTGAAGGTACTAAATTCAAAGGAAGCGATGACAATATTTTATTTTACAAGTATCTTTCTTTTATCACACGCCAACAAAAAGCTGTAGAGCCTTTGCGCATGAAGTATCAAGATAAGTCGACTTCGCCTGATTCGGCAAAAGCTATTTTAGGCCGTATAACAAAAATTGATGATGCAGTAAAAAATTATAAACTCACTTACATTAAGGAGCATGGCACAACCATGTTGTCGCAAATATTTAAAGCTACCGAAGAGCCTGAAATTCCTGAAACACCAAAACTTGCCAATGGTCAACTTGATAGTTCGTTTGCTTATCGCTATTACAAAAAGCATTTTTTCGACAATGTTGATTTTAGTGATGATAGATTGTTGAGAACCCCTATTTTTCATGGTAAATTAAATCAGTACATGGAGAAATTGGTCATGCAAATTCCTGATTCCATAAATAAAGAAGCTGATTTTATAGTAGCTAAAGCACGTGCCAATAAGGAGGTATTTAAATATGTAGTTTACTACATTACTAGTACTTACGAAGTTTCAAAAATTATGGGTATGGATGCTGTGTTTGTACACATGGTTGATAAATATTATACCCGCGATCAAGCAACCTGGATGGACAGTACTGCATTATACAAGATACAAGACCGTGCACGCATTTTAAAGCCAATATTAATAGGCCAGCAATGCATGCCGCTTAACTTAGAAGATACATTAGGAAAATTTCATTCACTTTATGCCATTAATGCCCGTTTTACAGTATTGCTGTTCTGGGATCCGGATTGCAGTCATTGTCAAAAGTCGATGCCAAAGATGCAAGAAACCTATGATAATTTGAAGTCGGTTGGCATGGAAGTGTTTGCGGTTTGTACTGAGGTAGAAGTTGATAAATGGAAAAAATTTATTCGTGAGAAAAAACTTACTTGGATAAATGTTGGCGACCCTTATTTACACAATAATTTTCGACACGATTTTGATATCAGCTCAACTCCTCAAGTATTTATCTTAGATAGTAACAAAAAAATTATTGCTAAAAAGCTGGATGTAACCCAAATTGAAGATTTTTTGGTAAACCGTATGAAATATGAGGATAGTTTGAAGAAGAAGTAA